Proteins co-encoded in one Arachis hypogaea cultivar Tifrunner chromosome 13, arahy.Tifrunner.gnm2.J5K5, whole genome shotgun sequence genomic window:
- the LOC112737778 gene encoding membrane-bound O-acyltransferase gup1 isoform X2, with amino-acid sequence MGTSAANKENFKGSRIEPWKQKELYFLVTYAFVFYVIIIRRSLQLSHDYGKQLFGLRPGWLIPRQLNDVTDAQWRNLRGNIPVLTVVFGIFTLLANLMRPFFNLKVGGMSIIWLLFSLTYLSYLHGACIIFVLSIATVNFLLVKIFAQKKYFPLVIWSYNSFFLVCNRIYEGYSFSIFGQQWAFLDNFRGTFRWHICFNFVVLRMISFGFDYHWRNQDSHFDMEESRLQNDKFSYTTYLCYLLYAPLYIAGPILSFKAFASQLEVPQNTHSVKNVALYGFRWLFSLLLMELMTHLFYYNSFANSGLWKHMSPMDIFIIGYGVLNFMWLKFLLIWRFFRFWSLINGIEAPENMPKCINNCHSLEDFWKNWHASFNKWLVRYVYIPLGGSQKKLLNVWVVFTFVAIWHDLEWKLLSWAWLTCLFFIPELALKSAANAFQAESSFGEFIFREISAVAGAITITSLMVANLVGFVIGPKGINWLLDSFLSKEGLPVLGAMFITFYVGTKLMFHIEEARKRSC; translated from the exons ATGGGTACATCTGCTGCGAACAAGGAAAACTTCAAAGGCAGTAGAATTGAGCCCTGGAAGCAGAAAGAACTgtattttttggtgacttatgcttttgttttctatgtCATCATCATTCGCCGTTCCCTTCAACTCTCTCATG ATTATGGCAAGCAATTATTTGGTTTACGCCCAGGATGGCTCATACCTAGGCAACTCAAT GATGTCACAGATGCTCAATGGAGGAATTTGCGAGGAAATATACCTGTTCTTACTGTTGTCTTTGGCATTTTCACTCTGCTTGCCAACTTGATGAGgccttttttcaatttaaaagtgGGGGGAATGTCCATTAtctggcttttattttctttgacCTATCTATCATATCTACATGGAGCATG CATCATATTTGTCCTATCAATAGCAACTGTTAATTTTCTTCTTGTGAAG ATATTTGCACAGAAGAAGTACTTTCCACTTGTAATTTGGAGTTAcaactctttttttcttgtctgtaATCGCATTTATGAAGGATATTCATTCTCAATTTTTGG GCAACAGTGGGCATTTTTGGACAATTTCCGAGGGACTTTTAGGTGGCACATATGCTTCAACTTTg TTGTTTTACGCATGATTAGCTTTGGCTTTGATTATCATTGGAGAAATCAAGATTCTCATTTTGATATGgag GAGAGCAGACTACAGAATGACAAGTTTTCATATACCACATACCTTTGTTACTTGCTGTATGCCCCTCTTTACATTGCTGGTCCAATATTGAGCTTCAAAGCTTTTGCCTCACAG CTAGAAGTTCCTCAAAATACTCATTCAGTTAAAAATGTGGCACTCTATGGTTTCCGTTGGCTATTTAGTCTTCTCCTCATGGAATTGATGACACATTTGTTCTATTATAATTCATTTGCTAATAG TGGTTTGTGGAAGCACATGTCTCCCATGGATATCTTCATCATTGGATATGGG GTCTTAAATTTCATGTGGCTAAAATTTTTATTGATCTGGCGCTTTTTCCGTTTCTGGTCATTG ATAAATGGAATTGAGGCTCCAGAGAATATGCCAAAATGTATTAATAATTGCCACAGCTTGGAAGACTTCTGGAAAAATTGGCATGCTTCCTTTAACAAGTGGCTTGTGAG GTATGTATACATTCCTCTTGGTGGATCTCAGAAAAAGCTACTGAATGTATGGGTTGTGTTCACATTTGTTGCCATCTGGCATGATTTAGAGTG GAAGCTTCTTTCATGGGCATGGTTAACATGTTTATTCTTTATCCCTGAGTTGGCTTTAAAATCAGCAGCAAATGCATTTCAG GCTGAGAGTTCTTTTGGGGAATTCATATTTCGTGAAATCAGTGCTGTTGCTGGTGCAATCACAATTACTTCCCTCATG GTGGCAAATCTGGTTGGTTTTGTTATTGGACCCAAAGGCATTAATTGGCTTCTTGATTCTTTCCTTAGCAAGGAAG GGCTGCCTGTTCTCGGTGCaatgtttatcacattttacGTGGGAACAAAG CTTATGTTCCACATAGAGGAGGCCAGAAAAAGGTCATGTTGA
- the LOC112737778 gene encoding membrane-bound O-acyltransferase gup1 isoform X1, whose protein sequence is MGTSAANKENFKGSRIEPWKQKELYFLVTYAFVFYVIIIRRSLQLSHDYGKQLFGLRPGWLIPRQLNDVTDAQWRNLRGNIPVLTVVFGIFTLLANLMRPFFNLKVGGMSIIWLLFSLTYLSYLHGACIIFVLSIATVNFLLVKIFAQKKYFPLVIWSYNSFFLVCNRIYEGYSFSIFGQQWAFLDNFRGTFRWHICFNFVVLRMISFGFDYHWRNQDSHFDMEKHCKRCLICKSGKSCYQALQESRLQNDKFSYTTYLCYLLYAPLYIAGPILSFKAFASQLEVPQNTHSVKNVALYGFRWLFSLLLMELMTHLFYYNSFANSGLWKHMSPMDIFIIGYGVLNFMWLKFLLIWRFFRFWSLINGIEAPENMPKCINNCHSLEDFWKNWHASFNKWLVRYVYIPLGGSQKKLLNVWVVFTFVAIWHDLEWKLLSWAWLTCLFFIPELALKSAANAFQAESSFGEFIFREISAVAGAITITSLMVANLVGFVIGPKGINWLLDSFLSKEGLPVLGAMFITFYVGTKLMFHIEEARKRSC, encoded by the exons ATGGGTACATCTGCTGCGAACAAGGAAAACTTCAAAGGCAGTAGAATTGAGCCCTGGAAGCAGAAAGAACTgtattttttggtgacttatgcttttgttttctatgtCATCATCATTCGCCGTTCCCTTCAACTCTCTCATG ATTATGGCAAGCAATTATTTGGTTTACGCCCAGGATGGCTCATACCTAGGCAACTCAAT GATGTCACAGATGCTCAATGGAGGAATTTGCGAGGAAATATACCTGTTCTTACTGTTGTCTTTGGCATTTTCACTCTGCTTGCCAACTTGATGAGgccttttttcaatttaaaagtgGGGGGAATGTCCATTAtctggcttttattttctttgacCTATCTATCATATCTACATGGAGCATG CATCATATTTGTCCTATCAATAGCAACTGTTAATTTTCTTCTTGTGAAG ATATTTGCACAGAAGAAGTACTTTCCACTTGTAATTTGGAGTTAcaactctttttttcttgtctgtaATCGCATTTATGAAGGATATTCATTCTCAATTTTTGG GCAACAGTGGGCATTTTTGGACAATTTCCGAGGGACTTTTAGGTGGCACATATGCTTCAACTTTg TTGTTTTACGCATGATTAGCTTTGGCTTTGATTATCATTGGAGAAATCAAGATTCTCATTTTGATATGgag AAGCATTGCAAACGTTGTCTTATTTGTAAATCAGGAAAATCTTGCTATCAAGCTTTACAG GAGAGCAGACTACAGAATGACAAGTTTTCATATACCACATACCTTTGTTACTTGCTGTATGCCCCTCTTTACATTGCTGGTCCAATATTGAGCTTCAAAGCTTTTGCCTCACAG CTAGAAGTTCCTCAAAATACTCATTCAGTTAAAAATGTGGCACTCTATGGTTTCCGTTGGCTATTTAGTCTTCTCCTCATGGAATTGATGACACATTTGTTCTATTATAATTCATTTGCTAATAG TGGTTTGTGGAAGCACATGTCTCCCATGGATATCTTCATCATTGGATATGGG GTCTTAAATTTCATGTGGCTAAAATTTTTATTGATCTGGCGCTTTTTCCGTTTCTGGTCATTG ATAAATGGAATTGAGGCTCCAGAGAATATGCCAAAATGTATTAATAATTGCCACAGCTTGGAAGACTTCTGGAAAAATTGGCATGCTTCCTTTAACAAGTGGCTTGTGAG GTATGTATACATTCCTCTTGGTGGATCTCAGAAAAAGCTACTGAATGTATGGGTTGTGTTCACATTTGTTGCCATCTGGCATGATTTAGAGTG GAAGCTTCTTTCATGGGCATGGTTAACATGTTTATTCTTTATCCCTGAGTTGGCTTTAAAATCAGCAGCAAATGCATTTCAG GCTGAGAGTTCTTTTGGGGAATTCATATTTCGTGAAATCAGTGCTGTTGCTGGTGCAATCACAATTACTTCCCTCATG GTGGCAAATCTGGTTGGTTTTGTTATTGGACCCAAAGGCATTAATTGGCTTCTTGATTCTTTCCTTAGCAAGGAAG GGCTGCCTGTTCTCGGTGCaatgtttatcacattttacGTGGGAACAAAG CTTATGTTCCACATAGAGGAGGCCAGAAAAAGGTCATGTTGA